The stretch of DNA GGCCGTAGCCGGTGACCCGGGGGGTGAACCCCGTTGCTTGGAGGAGCTTTTCGGCGTAGATGACATCTGACGTTTCACCATTCGTCACCGTGACTGCGACTTCGGTGGAGTTCTCCTCAACGCTGGTGACCTTGGTTGCCGTCCGGATGTCTATTCCGAGTTTCCGGTAGCGCCTGGTCAGCTCCTTGGAGATCTCCGGATCTTCCAGCGGAACGATGCGGTCGGCGAATTCGACTAAAGTCACTTTTACCCCGTAGCTGCTCATGACGTAGGCGAATTCAACGCCAATGGCTCCGGCTCCGGCGATGACGACACTTTTCGGCAGGATCGGTGAAAGAATCTGTTCCTTGTAGGTGACGACCTTTTCGGAAAGTGCCGTTCCGGGCAGGAGGCGTGTTTCTGCGCCGACGGCGATGATCGCGTGATCGAAGCTGATGCTTTGTCGTTCACCGTCGGTGATTTCCAGGTCCATGGTGTTTGCATCGGCGAAAGTTCCTCGTGCATTGAATTCAGTGATGCCGTTCTTTTTCATGAGGTAGTGGATGCCTTTGACCCGGCCGTCAGCTACGGACCTGCTGCGCTGGAAGGCTGCCCCGAAATCGTAGGTCACCTCCCCGCCCACCTGAATGCCGTGTTCCTTGGCATCGTTTCTGAAGGTCTGTACTAGTTGTGCGCTGTGGATCAGTGATTTCGAGGGAACACATCCGATGTTCAGGCACACTCCTCCCCAGTGCTGTTCCTCGACGATCGCGACCCGTTTGCCTAACTGCGCGGAGCGGATCGCCGCTGTGTAGCCTCCTGGGCCGGCACCTACAACGAGTACATCGAACTTTTGCGGATTCAT from Arthrobacter sp. FW306-07-I encodes:
- the lpdA gene encoding dihydrolipoyl dehydrogenase, yielding MNPQKFDVLVVGAGPGGYTAAIRSAQLGKRVAIVEEQHWGGVCLNIGCVPSKSLIHSAQLVQTFRNDAKEHGIQVGGEVTYDFGAAFQRSRSVADGRVKGIHYLMKKNGITEFNARGTFADANTMDLEITDGERQSISFDHAIIAVGAETRLLPGTALSEKVVTYKEQILSPILPKSVVIAGAGAIGVEFAYVMSSYGVKVTLVEFADRIVPLEDPEISKELTRRYRKLGIDIRTATKVTSVEENSTEVAVTVTNGETSDVIYAEKLLQATGFTPRVTGYGLEKTGIALTDRRAIGVDDQMRTNIPHIYAIGDVTAKLMLAHAAEAMALVAAEALAGEPTVPLDYLMMPRATYSNPQIASFGYTDNGLSPHGSEVKKTAFPFVANAKAHAVGEPSGFVKLLTDSRNGKLLGAHLIGPDVTELLPELTLARQEGLTVTQLARNIHAHPTLSEAVKEALHGAAGQSINI